In Stenotrophomonas sp. 169, one DNA window encodes the following:
- a CDS encoding DMT family transporter, translated as MNRSMGVGIGNGVAAGALWGVVFLAPAVLMAFDAVQLSAGRYLIYGLVAVALLWPRWKRLAPQLGAAEWRGLVWLSLAGNLVYFLLLATAVQWAGGAAASLIVGLIPVVVTLVGVREEGAVRLAKLAPALLLCLTGVALVGYEALVSEHVATPWRQRVLGLLCAFGALLSWAAYSVGNSRWLQRRPDLSAHDWSLLTGVVTGALALLLVPMAFVFNTAHHDAGAWGLFWVVSAGVAIIASLLGNAFWNRASRLLPLTLTGQMIVFETLFALLYGFGWQRRWPTALELAAIACLVTGVLWCAHAHRTPRAITEHAG; from the coding sequence ATGAATCGTTCGATGGGTGTGGGCATCGGCAATGGCGTGGCGGCAGGCGCGCTCTGGGGCGTGGTGTTCCTGGCTCCCGCCGTACTGATGGCCTTCGATGCGGTGCAGCTCTCCGCCGGCCGCTATCTGATCTATGGGCTGGTGGCCGTGGCCCTGCTCTGGCCGCGCTGGAAGCGCTTGGCGCCGCAGCTCGGTGCCGCCGAATGGCGCGGGCTGGTGTGGCTGAGCCTGGCCGGCAACCTGGTGTATTTCCTGCTGCTGGCGACCGCCGTGCAGTGGGCAGGCGGTGCGGCGGCATCGCTGATCGTCGGCTTGATTCCCGTCGTGGTGACGTTGGTGGGCGTGCGCGAAGAAGGGGCGGTACGGTTGGCCAAGCTGGCACCGGCGCTGCTGCTGTGCCTGACAGGCGTCGCCCTGGTCGGTTACGAGGCACTGGTGTCCGAGCACGTGGCTACGCCGTGGCGACAACGCGTGCTGGGCCTGCTGTGTGCGTTTGGTGCCTTGCTGTCCTGGGCGGCCTATTCGGTGGGCAACAGTCGCTGGTTGCAGCGTCGCCCGGATCTGTCCGCACATGATTGGTCATTGCTCACCGGCGTGGTCACCGGCGCGCTCGCGCTGCTGCTGGTGCCGATGGCCTTCGTCTTCAACACGGCGCATCACGATGCGGGGGCGTGGGGGCTGTTCTGGGTCGTCAGTGCCGGCGTAGCGATCATCGCCTCGCTGTTGGGCAATGCCTTCTGGAACCGCGCCAGTCGACTGCTGCCGTTGACGCTGACCGGCCAGATGATCGTGTTCGAAACCCTGTTTGCCCTGCTGTACGGCTTCGGCTGGCAACGGCGCTGGCCCACCGCTCTGGAGCTGGCGGCCATCGCCTGCCTGGTGACCGGGGTGCTCTGGTGCGCGCATGCGCATCGCACGCCACGCGCGATCACCGAGCATGCTGGATGA